One genomic segment of Spiroplasma endosymbiont of Poecilobothrus nobilitatus includes these proteins:
- a CDS encoding IS1/IS1595 family N-terminal zinc-binding domain-containing protein, which yields MEKIIEELINSLTDDQFLEFHEKVKKEAELIKKQKRLNEIDQKFRDKGIKCPNCQSFYCVKNGHNPEGKQKYLCKKCRASFDAFRDHFTYWSHLNYEQWNLLIQISLLGQSSKMISHFIKTSPKTAWYNRQKIMKSKQLENTQLKFKMLNGQIQIDETFIKEIHKGNFKDKFDKRKIHLDSFSTNTKCSIQMAVDSNNNIYVKSTNTKRLQKQWIIENINKQLIKENSIIISDMQPLYLLVAKQTNSILLATKTSANSDASYRKLNKISKLQSNLKESLIHYHGLGFTNIQNYLNLWKWKYQHKGLTPNQQSSVLYFNV from the coding sequence ATGGAAAAAATAATTGAAGAATTAATAAATAGTTTAACAGATGATCAATTTTTAGAATTTCATGAAAAAGTCAAAAAAGAAGCAGAATTAATTAAAAAACAAAAACGCTTAAATGAAATTGATCAAAAATTTAGGGATAAAGGTATTAAATGTCCTAATTGTCAATCTTTTTATTGTGTTAAAAATGGTCATAATCCTGAAGGGAAACAAAAATATTTATGCAAAAAATGTCGTGCTAGTTTTGATGCTTTTCGTGATCATTTTACATATTGAAGTCATTTAAATTATGAACAGTGAAATTTATTGATTCAAATTTCATTATTAGGCCAATCTAGTAAAATGATTTCCCACTTTATTAAAACATCACCGAAAACCGCTTGATATAATCGCCAAAAAATAATGAAATCAAAACAATTAGAAAACACCCAATTAAAATTTAAAATGTTAAATGGCCAAATTCAAATCGATGAAACATTTATTAAAGAAATCCACAAAGGTAATTTTAAAGATAAATTTGATAAAAGAAAAATTCATCTTGATTCATTTTCAACCAACACTAAATGTTCTATTCAAATGGCTGTTGATAGCAATAATAATATTTATGTTAAATCAACCAACACAAAACGATTACAAAAACAGTGAATTATTGAAAATATTAATAAACAATTAATCAAAGAAAATTCAATTATTATTTCTGACATGCAACCATTATATTTATTAGTAGCAAAACAAACAAATTCTATTTTATTAGCAACTAAAACTAGCGCAAATTCTGATGCTAGTTATCGGAAGTTAAATAAAATTAGTAAATTACAATCAAATCTTAAAGAATCCTTAATTCATTATCATGGCTTAGGTTTCACGAACATTCAAAATTATTTAAATCTCTGAAAATGAAAATACCAGCATAAAGGTTTAACGCCAAACCAACAATCATCGGTATTATATTTTAACGTATAA